The following proteins are encoded in a genomic region of uncultured Ilyobacter sp.:
- a CDS encoding GrdX family protein → MKYIIVTNNSKVYNFYKETDEIIHLKNGAFSEVLSLVREKVHEGHVLLSDPIFSNIECCENPFKSIAISVVTDPGNEESVKLMEGAMKISKKLICSQNYKSLPSEILEEYRFIDLNLIRDGIDEIK, encoded by the coding sequence ATGAAATATATTATTGTAACGAACAATAGTAAAGTTTATAATTTTTATAAAGAAACAGACGAGATTATTCACCTGAAAAATGGTGCTTTTTCAGAGGTACTTAGTCTTGTGAGAGAAAAGGTTCATGAGGGACACGTCCTTCTTTCTGATCCTATTTTTTCAAATATAGAATGCTGTGAAAATCCGTTTAAATCAATAGCTATATCAGTAGTTACTGACCCTGGAAATGAAGAATCAGTGAAACTCATGGAAGGGGCCATGAAAATTTCAAAAAAACTCATATGTTCTCAAAATTATAAATCTCTGCCGTCTGAAATACTAGAAGAATATCGTTTTATCGACCTCAACCTGATAAGAGATGGAATCGACGAGATCAAATAA
- a CDS encoding MogA/MoaB family molybdenum cofactor biosynthesis protein, whose translation MFKAVVVCLSDKGYRGEREDKSSQVMIEILEKNNYEVVENILLPDDYYLLKHTLTEISDLKKADLILTTGGTGFSKRDITPEATLEVIEKVVPGIPEAIRAYSMTITKRAMLSRAVAGIRNETLIINMPGSPKAVKESLEYIMSSLHHGLEILKGQASECATDSNKL comes from the coding sequence ATGTTTAAAGCTGTAGTTGTATGTCTAAGTGACAAGGGGTATAGGGGTGAACGAGAGGATAAGAGCAGTCAGGTTATGATTGAAATTCTAGAAAAAAATAACTATGAGGTTGTAGAAAATATTTTACTTCCTGACGATTATTATCTGCTAAAGCACACCCTTACAGAAATATCAGATTTAAAAAAGGCTGATCTCATTCTTACAACAGGGGGAACGGGATTTTCCAAGCGGGATATCACCCCAGAGGCTACCCTTGAGGTGATAGAAAAGGTCGTGCCTGGGATACCAGAGGCAATAAGGGCTTACTCTATGACCATAACAAAGAGGGCGATGCTGTCCCGGGCAGTGGCTGGGATAAGAAATGAGACCTTGATAATAAACATGCCAGGAAGCCCCAAGGCTGTGAAAGAATCTCTTGAGTATATAATGAGCAGCTTGCATCATGGTCTAGAGATACTAAAGGGTCAGGCTTCAGAGTGTGCCACAGATAGTAATAAGTTATAA
- a CDS encoding PhoH family protein produces MANYIVDTNIIIANPFFLREFQECTVMIPIYVLEELDKLKSREGNSGFRARQFLRNFKDIEERGNLLQGIELKNGVILKSTLEKPAVDLPENFDVNYVDNKILSIMLAEAHKNDILLTNDISMRIKASSMGIKCKHLDMSDKHKLDDLYNGILELKVSEESVKKFYSENGIDPKDLGIEVIHPNQFFIGYTDYSYSKIIGRYDSEKEKIVKLHNEDYTVFGVKAKDVRQKFALEALLNPKIPFVSITSRQGCGKTLLALAAALEQVIEQSMYSKVIIGKNTSPIDKWNYQGFTTGATEEKLLTHFGNYTTTLENLQSIRGKKSKSGSDMLNVLINQDKLEILDISSILGSSFIDKIVIIDEAQSFDAHAIRSIITRIGDNCKLILIGDIAQQTISRLDPDKSGLYVAIEWLKEIPETAHITLDRVHRSTFVDKASRIFDKKMFG; encoded by the coding sequence ATGGCCAACTATATAGTGGATACTAACATCATAATTGCAAATCCATTTTTTTTAAGAGAATTCCAAGAATGCACTGTAATGATTCCCATCTATGTTTTAGAGGAACTTGATAAACTCAAATCTAGAGAGGGAAACAGTGGTTTCAGAGCCAGGCAGTTTCTGAGAAACTTCAAGGATATAGAGGAAAGAGGAAACCTCCTGCAAGGGATAGAGTTAAAAAACGGTGTTATTTTAAAGAGCACCCTCGAAAAACCAGCAGTGGATCTTCCAGAAAATTTTGATGTCAATTATGTGGACAACAAGATTCTTTCTATAATGCTAGCCGAGGCCCATAAAAACGACATCCTCCTTACAAATGATATAAGTATGAGGATCAAAGCATCTTCTATGGGGATAAAGTGCAAACACTTAGATATGTCTGACAAGCACAAATTAGATGATCTCTACAACGGGATTTTAGAGCTAAAGGTCAGCGAAGAGAGTGTAAAAAAGTTTTATTCTGAAAACGGTATAGACCCCAAGGATCTGGGTATAGAGGTAATACACCCCAACCAGTTTTTCATAGGTTACACCGACTATTCCTACAGCAAGATCATAGGACGGTACGACTCTGAAAAAGAAAAAATAGTAAAACTTCACAATGAAGACTACACAGTTTTCGGAGTAAAGGCCAAGGATGTCAGACAAAAATTTGCCCTAGAGGCTCTTTTGAATCCCAAAATACCCTTTGTATCTATCACATCAAGACAGGGATGCGGTAAGACACTGTTAGCCTTAGCCGCCGCACTAGAACAAGTCATAGAACAAAGCATGTACAGTAAGGTTATTATAGGAAAAAACACCTCTCCCATAGATAAGTGGAATTATCAGGGATTTACCACTGGAGCCACTGAAGAAAAACTTTTGACACATTTTGGGAACTATACTACAACCTTAGAAAACCTCCAGAGTATCCGTGGCAAAAAAAGCAAAAGCGGGTCGGATATGCTAAACGTCCTTATAAACCAGGATAAATTGGAGATATTAGACATTTCCTCTATACTCGGATCTAGCTTTATAGACAAAATAGTAATCATAGATGAGGCCCAGTCCTTTGACGCTCACGCTATAAGGTCTATTATCACCAGAATAGGAGACAACTGTAAGCTTATTCTAATAGGAGATATTGCTCAGCAGACAATCTCAAGGCTTGATCCGGACAAATCCGGTCTCTATGTGGCTATCGAATGGCTAAAAGAGATACCTGAGACGGCTCACATCACCCTTGACAGAGTTCACAGAAGTACCTTTGTAGACAAGGCCAGCCGTATCTTCGATAAAAAAATGTTTGGATAA
- a CDS encoding response regulator transcription factor, which produces MKILVVEDEQNIMTYLKKGLTEAGYKVDVAGNGEDAIYLASINNYDLVILDVMIPKINGLEVCRILRREKNPAYIILLSAKDQVQDKVEGLDAGADDYLTKPFVFAELLARIRAVLRRNSEDKENIIEAKGLTVNLLNREVKRGGKDIELTLKEFSLLEYFIRNKNLVLTRTMIAEKVWNIDFLTDTNVVDVYINHLRKKIDRDFDDKLIYTVRGVGYILKA; this is translated from the coding sequence ATGAAAATACTGGTTGTTGAGGATGAACAAAATATAATGACCTATCTTAAAAAGGGTCTGACTGAGGCGGGGTATAAGGTTGACGTTGCAGGAAACGGTGAAGACGCCATCTACCTTGCATCGATAAATAACTACGATCTCGTTATTTTAGATGTGATGATACCAAAGATAAACGGTCTAGAGGTGTGTAGGATTCTAAGAAGGGAAAAAAATCCAGCTTACATAATACTGTTGTCTGCTAAAGATCAGGTTCAGGACAAGGTAGAAGGTCTTGATGCAGGGGCAGATGACTATTTGACAAAACCATTTGTATTTGCAGAACTTTTGGCAAGAATTAGAGCCGTACTTAGGAGAAACTCTGAGGATAAAGAGAATATTATCGAGGCCAAGGGTCTCACTGTGAATCTTTTGAACAGAGAGGTAAAAAGAGGCGGAAAAGATATAGAACTTACCTTGAAGGAATTTTCCTTGCTAGAATATTTTATCAGAAACAAAAATCTTGTTCTCACAAGAACAATGATAGCTGAAAAAGTGTGGAATATAGATTTTCTAACCGATACCAATGTAGTAGATGTTTATATAAACCACCTTAGAAAAAAGATAGACAGGGATTTTGACGATAAGCTGATCTACACTGTGAGAGGAGTAGGATATATATTAAAAGCTTAA
- the dinB gene encoding DNA polymerase IV, translating into MKEKIILHYDMDSFYASVEIRDNPTLKGKPLVVGGSMITTASYEARKFGVRSAMPVMEARKLCPNLIVVPVSMGKYLEVSKKIKTLVMRLTEKVEFIASDEGYVDITEVIKKYPSKEYFAKRFQRGIYKNTGLTCSVGIGYNKLSAKIASDVKKPGGYCIFNNSREFIEYIGEKNIKIIPGVGKKFQELLAEKNIFLVRDVYDFSLYELISYFGKSRGEFLYCSSLGEDNREVDYKRKIHSVGNENTFKYPLESEIEIKRELENIFYKTHERLLNKELLCKTVTLKIRFENRKTITRSKTLENFVDSKEILLNTLESINEAVDYSMKVKLLGVSFGTLAQKSVRQLSFSERKLFRKKNSLDLLKEKIKKIEKNT; encoded by the coding sequence ATGAAAGAAAAAATTATACTTCACTATGATATGGATTCATTTTATGCTTCAGTTGAGATAAGGGACAATCCTACTCTAAAGGGAAAACCCCTGGTAGTAGGAGGGAGCATGATAACCACTGCAAGCTACGAGGCCAGAAAATTTGGGGTTAGATCTGCTATGCCAGTGATGGAGGCTAGAAAACTCTGTCCCAACCTAATAGTAGTTCCAGTTTCCATGGGGAAATATTTGGAAGTGTCTAAAAAAATAAAAACCCTTGTTATGAGACTGACGGAAAAAGTTGAATTTATAGCTTCAGATGAGGGATATGTGGACATAACAGAGGTAATAAAAAAATATCCCTCAAAAGAATATTTTGCCAAGAGGTTTCAAAGGGGAATATATAAAAATACTGGTCTTACCTGCTCTGTTGGAATAGGGTACAACAAACTTTCTGCAAAAATAGCAAGTGACGTCAAAAAACCAGGAGGATACTGTATATTCAATAACAGCAGGGAGTTTATAGAGTATATAGGTGAAAAAAATATAAAAATAATACCTGGAGTAGGTAAAAAATTTCAAGAGCTTCTTGCAGAAAAGAACATTTTTCTTGTTCGGGATGTTTATGATTTTTCACTCTATGAATTGATCTCATATTTTGGAAAATCCAGGGGGGAATTTCTCTACTGTTCATCGCTAGGAGAGGACAACAGGGAAGTGGACTACAAGAGGAAAATTCATTCAGTGGGAAATGAAAACACATTTAAGTATCCTCTAGAGTCTGAAATTGAGATAAAAAGAGAGCTAGAGAATATTTTTTATAAAACCCATGAAAGGTTGTTGAATAAGGAGCTTTTGTGTAAAACTGTGACCTTGAAGATAAGGTTTGAAAACAGAAAGACAATTACGAGGTCCAAAACACTTGAAAATTTTGTGGATTCAAAAGAGATATTGCTGAATACCTTAGAAAGTATAAATGAAGCTGTGGATTACAGCATGAAGGTAAAACTTTTGGGAGTCTCCTTTGGAACCCTGGCTCAAAAATCTGTAAGGCAGCTTTCTTTTTCTGAAAGGAAACTTTTCAGGAAAAAAAACAGTCTGGATCTTCTCAAAGAAAAAATAAAGAAAATAGAAAAAAACACCTAG
- a CDS encoding M18 family aminopeptidase, producing MKKQFARDFIDFSYRGKSVYHVVKSIEELCVEKGYQNLELTSKWNIIQGGKYYVKRNDSTIIVFSIGEGERIFKITTNHTDTPGFKIKPSPVSISEKNYLRLNTEVYGGPILNTWMDRPLSLAGRIMVRGKNILEPKSLTVDIDKPLLVIPNLAIHQNREVNEGVKLSRQKDMLPLAALINEKINNENFILDILSKEYEIAKEDILDMELFLYEYTKGVLTGVNEEFVSCGKIDNLASTYAGVESMLECADHQGINIVACFDNEEIGSRTKQGADSNLLLNIMERIIISLDKGDREDFFRAMYKSFMVSVDGAHAVHPAKGEKTDITNRPMLNKGAAIKISAVQSYTTDAFSGAVVKNIFENNKLPYQHFVNHSDERGGSTLGPVSAGHIDINSADLGLPMLAMHSIREMCGVDDLYTLKEFLKGFYSL from the coding sequence TTGAAAAAGCAGTTTGCAAGGGATTTTATCGATTTTAGTTATAGAGGAAAAAGTGTATACCATGTTGTGAAAAGTATAGAGGAACTTTGTGTGGAAAAAGGTTATCAGAATCTAGAACTCACATCCAAGTGGAACATAATTCAAGGTGGAAAATACTACGTAAAACGAAATGACTCAACAATAATCGTCTTTTCTATTGGTGAGGGGGAAAGAATTTTTAAAATTACCACCAACCATACAGATACTCCTGGATTTAAAATAAAACCTTCTCCTGTGTCAATATCAGAGAAAAACTACCTGAGGCTCAATACAGAGGTTTACGGGGGTCCAATATTGAACACCTGGATGGACAGACCCTTATCTCTAGCTGGTCGGATAATGGTAAGGGGGAAAAACATACTTGAACCTAAGTCACTTACTGTAGATATAGACAAACCTCTTCTAGTGATACCAAATCTTGCAATACATCAGAATCGAGAAGTAAATGAGGGGGTAAAACTTTCCAGACAAAAGGACATGCTTCCTCTAGCAGCACTTATAAATGAAAAAATAAATAATGAAAATTTTATTTTAGATATTTTGAGCAAAGAGTATGAAATAGCTAAAGAGGATATATTAGACATGGAGCTTTTCCTCTATGAATACACCAAAGGTGTGCTAACTGGTGTTAATGAGGAGTTTGTATCCTGTGGAAAAATAGACAACCTTGCATCTACCTATGCAGGAGTGGAATCTATGCTAGAATGTGCCGATCATCAGGGTATAAATATAGTGGCATGCTTTGATAACGAAGAGATAGGAAGCAGAACGAAACAGGGTGCAGACTCTAACCTGCTTCTTAATATAATGGAAAGAATAATTATTTCTTTGGATAAAGGAGATAGAGAAGATTTCTTTAGAGCCATGTACAAATCATTCATGGTTTCTGTAGACGGAGCTCACGCAGTTCACCCTGCAAAGGGGGAAAAAACAGATATAACAAACAGGCCTATGTTAAACAAGGGAGCGGCAATTAAAATAAGTGCGGTTCAGTCCTATACAACAGACGCTTTTTCAGGGGCAGTTGTAAAAAATATATTTGAGAACAACAAGCTTCCTTACCAGCACTTTGTGAATCATTCAGATGAAAGGGGAGGAAGTACTCTAGGGCCAGTTTCTGCCGGTCATATTGATATAAATTCTGCTGACCTTGGTCTGCCTATGCTGGCTATGCACTCTATAAGGGAGATGTGTGGTGTAGATGACTTATATACTCTAAAAGAGTTTTTAAAAGGATTTTACTCCTTATAG
- a CDS encoding PstS family phosphate ABC transporter substrate-binding protein, whose amino-acid sequence MRRTLIAAFIVTAGILTINQEASAFFGFGKKNKAEIVQVVGSDTCLNVTQHITESYMKGHKDARIAVTGGGSGVGIAAAINGTTDIAMASRSAKSSEMEKAEANGKKLEEVVFGWDGIGVIVNKNNPINVLSKEVIGKIFEGKITNWKEVGGKDAPIVILSRDSSSGTHSYFKKDVVRGGDKKSKKEYSDTSLFLPSNSAIVQETASNENAIGYVGMGYLDDTTKALGVNGIEPTVANVSSKAYPIARELFWYVPAERSQVITNIVKFALSSEGQSIVAKEGFVPAK is encoded by the coding sequence ATGAGAAGAACTTTAATAGCAGCATTTATCGTCACAGCGGGAATACTTACAATTAATCAAGAGGCATCGGCTTTCTTTGGCTTTGGGAAGAAAAATAAAGCAGAAATAGTGCAGGTAGTGGGATCGGATACTTGTCTAAATGTAACTCAGCATATAACAGAGTCTTATATGAAGGGACACAAGGATGCAAGGATTGCAGTAACTGGTGGAGGATCAGGAGTAGGTATCGCAGCTGCAATAAACGGAACTACTGATATCGCTATGGCATCTAGATCGGCTAAATCATCTGAAATGGAAAAAGCAGAAGCAAACGGTAAAAAACTTGAAGAAGTGGTATTTGGATGGGATGGAATCGGAGTTATCGTAAATAAGAACAATCCAATCAACGTTCTTTCTAAAGAGGTAATAGGAAAGATATTTGAAGGGAAGATCACAAACTGGAAAGAAGTTGGAGGAAAAGATGCACCAATCGTAATTCTTTCTAGAGATTCATCTTCTGGAACTCACTCATACTTTAAGAAGGATGTAGTAAGAGGTGGAGACAAGAAGTCTAAGAAAGAGTATTCAGACACATCATTATTCCTACCTTCAAACTCAGCAATCGTTCAAGAAACAGCTAGCAACGAAAATGCAATAGGTTATGTGGGAATGGGATACTTAGATGATACTACAAAGGCACTAGGAGTAAACGGAATAGAGCCTACTGTTGCAAATGTATCAAGTAAAGCTTATCCAATTGCAAGAGAACTTTTCTGGTATGTACCTGCTGAAAGATCTCAGGTTATTACAAACATTGTTAAATTCGCTCTATCGTCTGAAGGTCAGTCAATAGTTGCCAAAGAGGGATTTGTCCCTGCAAAATAG
- a CDS encoding ATP-binding protein, translating into MAVVAIVVILLLFNYTIQRLIIHEIDKELASEVKNFNSFLENKEFDSLIEAGELKKDLSFLVVDKDNNGIYMESFSLEDSALIIEKISDAEKNVFDVVISPNKRYHLMMSEIPENIIFDRGSRLLVVKDISYISNTKYFSSYILAITMLVLIAFFVAMINFTMEKIFNAIRELDDFGVALQGERVPDLSLRFNKRYGNNEIDTLINTLNHSVEAMEDSFKKMEEFSSNVSHELKTPMTSMKSMIEIELSKDRTKEEYQETLVRVLEEMDWLIGITRDLLTLTKNPKEIKASFEPVNLSVAGGEICDIMEIIAIDEEIDLKWDFSAIEDELVMGDSSSLKQAIMNLVNNSVKYNKKNGSIWVYGEKTEKLVKIVIEDSGIGIKKENISRLTERFFREDSVRTVKKSGVGLGLSLVKHILNLHGGKLEIYSEEGVGSIFKISLPRYSEGG; encoded by the coding sequence ATGGCGGTTGTTGCCATAGTTGTGATTTTACTGCTTTTCAACTATACAATACAGCGTTTGATTATCCATGAAATCGATAAGGAGCTGGCATCAGAAGTTAAAAATTTCAACTCTTTTTTGGAAAATAAAGAGTTTGATTCTCTCATAGAGGCAGGTGAGCTCAAAAAAGACCTATCTTTTCTCGTGGTTGATAAGGACAATAACGGCATCTACATGGAATCTTTTAGCTTAGAAGATTCCGCCCTTATAATAGAAAAAATTTCAGATGCTGAAAAAAATGTTTTTGATGTGGTAATATCGCCTAATAAGAGATATCACCTTATGATGTCTGAAATTCCTGAAAACATCATCTTCGACAGAGGAAGCAGGCTCCTTGTGGTTAAGGATATATCCTATATATCCAACACAAAGTATTTTTCCAGTTATATATTGGCAATTACAATGTTGGTTCTTATAGCTTTTTTTGTTGCAATGATAAATTTTACAATGGAGAAAATTTTCAATGCCATCAGGGAACTTGACGATTTTGGGGTGGCCCTCCAGGGAGAGCGGGTTCCCGATCTATCTCTTAGATTTAATAAAAGGTATGGAAATAACGAAATAGATACTCTGATCAACACCCTGAATCATTCAGTTGAAGCCATGGAAGATTCTTTTAAGAAGATGGAGGAATTTTCATCAAATGTAAGCCATGAGCTTAAAACACCTATGACCTCTATGAAGAGTATGATTGAGATAGAACTCTCTAAAGACAGGACTAAGGAGGAGTATCAGGAAACCCTCGTAAGGGTCTTAGAAGAGATGGATTGGCTTATAGGGATAACAAGAGACCTTTTGACTCTTACAAAAAATCCCAAGGAGATAAAAGCAAGCTTTGAACCTGTAAACCTTTCTGTAGCAGGAGGGGAGATTTGTGACATTATGGAAATAATTGCCATAGATGAAGAGATTGATCTTAAGTGGGACTTTTCTGCTATAGAGGATGAATTGGTTATGGGAGACAGCAGCAGCCTGAAACAGGCAATAATGAACCTCGTAAATAATTCTGTGAAATATAACAAAAAAAATGGATCTATATGGGTATATGGAGAAAAAACAGAAAAGCTTGTCAAAATAGTAATAGAAGACAGCGGAATAGGAATAAAAAAAGAGAATATTTCAAGACTGACAGAACGTTTTTTCAGAGAGGACAGTGTGAGGACAGTAAAAAAATCAGGTGTTGGGCTGGGCCTATCTCTTGTAAAGCATATACTGAACTTACATGGAGGAAAACTTGAAATTTATAGTGAAGAAGGTGTTGGAAGCATTTTTAAGATATCTCTTCCAAGATATAGCGAGGGCGGATAA
- the tnpA gene encoding IS200/IS605 family transposase — translation MDSNSLAHTRWNCKYHIVFAPKYRRKVIYGKIKQDIGQILRKLCENKKVEIHEASACKAHIHMLVSILPKLSVSSFMGYLKGKSSLMIFDRHANLKYKYGNRHFWCRGYYVDTVGRNRKRIEDYIRNQLQEDQLTLKEYIDPFTGDKVKKS, via the coding sequence ATGGATAGTAATAGTTTAGCACACACAAGATGGAATTGTAAATATCACATAGTCTTTGCACCTAAGTACAGGAGAAAAGTAATCTATGGAAAGATAAAGCAAGATATTGGGCAAATACTTAGAAAACTTTGCGAGAATAAAAAAGTAGAGATACACGAAGCAAGTGCATGTAAAGCTCACATACATATGCTTGTGAGCATACTACCTAAATTGAGTGTATCTAGTTTCATGGGGTATTTAAAAGGGAAAAGTTCATTAATGATATTTGATCGACATGCAAATCTAAAATATAAGTATGGAAACAGGCACTTTTGGTGCCGCGGATACTATGTAGATACAGTAGGTCGTAACAGGAAAAGGATCGAAGATTATATTAGAAATCAGTTGCAAGAAGATCAATTAACATTGAAAGAATATATTGATCCTTTTACTGGAGATAAAGTAAAAAAGAGCTAG